From Streptomyces sp. GSL17-111, one genomic window encodes:
- a CDS encoding cytochrome c oxidase subunit 4 — protein sequence MKIQGKMFIWLALFILAIAIVYGMWSKEPVGTTALFMAFGLSIMVGYYLAFTARRVDTGAQDREEADVADDAGELGFFSPHSWQPLALGVGSAFAFMSVVFGWWLMWISAPVILVGIFGWVFEYYHGESQNQ from the coding sequence GTGAAGATCCAGGGCAAGATGTTCATCTGGCTGGCCCTCTTCATCCTGGCCATCGCCATCGTCTACGGCATGTGGTCGAAGGAGCCGGTCGGCACCACCGCGCTGTTCATGGCGTTCGGCCTGTCCATCATGGTCGGCTACTACCTGGCCTTCACCGCGCGCCGCGTGGACACCGGGGCGCAGGACCGCGAAGAGGCGGACGTCGCCGACGACGCGGGTGAGCTCGGGTTCTTCAGCCCGCACAGCTGGCAGCCCCTGGCCCTCGGTGTGGGCAGCGCGTTCGCCTTCATGAGCGTGGTCTTCGGCTGGTGGCTGATGTGGATCTCGGCGCCCGTCATCCTCGTCGGGATCTTCGGCTGGGTCTTCGAGTACTACCACGGCGAGAGCCAGAACCAGTAG
- a CDS encoding Ig-like domain-containing protein: MRHGTHGSQRITRSGAVLLASAVVLTACGDSSHPLGGKPYDAADQVAVSADTEGRGAVDAEKPLEVTATGEEGRITDVLVVDTEGRYVRGELSADGSRWRSTTPLVAGAEYTVKVSTENEDGHAGRTDRTFTTRKAPKEHRLDVTFGPEAGTYGVGQPLTAELSKPVDENAQRRVVERALRVTSTPKVTGSWHWVDGTKLHYRPKEYWPTNAEITVESRLRGVRVRKNLYGAATEKLELKTGDRVEAVADAASLQMTVKRNGEVVNTFPITTGKAGFRTRNGVKVILGRQSFVRMTSTSIGIAPGSSESYDLPVHWATRLTWSGEYVHAAPWSSGSHGYSNVSHGCTGMSTANAEWFFNNVRQGDLVTHVNTEGTDMPAFGNGFGDWNLSWKEWREGSALHNPRNSGDTDEPGDRETAEAPDTSEAAASGGGAGRLRPTA; the protein is encoded by the coding sequence ATGAGGCACGGGACGCATGGATCGCAACGAATCACGCGAAGCGGCGCGGTGCTGCTGGCGTCGGCGGTGGTGCTGACGGCCTGCGGAGACTCCTCCCATCCGTTGGGCGGGAAGCCGTACGACGCCGCCGACCAGGTCGCCGTCAGCGCGGACACCGAGGGCCGGGGCGCCGTCGACGCCGAGAAGCCGCTGGAGGTCACGGCCACGGGGGAGGAGGGCCGCATCACGGACGTGCTCGTCGTCGACACGGAGGGCCGCTACGTCCGCGGCGAGCTCAGCGCCGACGGGAGCCGATGGCGCAGTACGACGCCCCTGGTCGCCGGCGCCGAGTACACGGTGAAGGTCAGCACCGAGAACGAGGACGGCCACGCCGGCCGGACCGACCGCACGTTCACCACCCGCAAGGCGCCCAAGGAGCACCGGCTCGACGTGACGTTCGGCCCGGAGGCCGGGACGTACGGCGTCGGGCAGCCCCTCACCGCCGAGCTGAGCAAGCCCGTCGACGAGAACGCCCAGCGGCGCGTCGTCGAACGGGCCCTGCGGGTCACCTCCACCCCGAAGGTCACCGGCTCCTGGCACTGGGTGGACGGCACGAAGCTGCACTACCGCCCGAAGGAGTACTGGCCCACCAACGCCGAGATCACCGTGGAGAGCCGGCTGCGGGGTGTGCGGGTGCGCAAGAACCTCTACGGCGCCGCCACCGAGAAGCTCGAACTGAAGACCGGGGACCGGGTGGAGGCCGTCGCGGACGCCGCGTCCCTCCAGATGACCGTCAAGCGCAACGGCGAGGTCGTCAACACCTTCCCCATCACCACCGGCAAGGCCGGATTCCGCACCCGCAACGGCGTCAAGGTGATCCTCGGACGCCAGTCCTTCGTCCGGATGACCAGCACGAGCATCGGCATCGCGCCGGGCAGCTCGGAGTCCTACGACCTGCCGGTGCACTGGGCCACCCGGCTGACGTGGAGCGGCGAGTACGTGCACGCGGCGCCCTGGTCGTCGGGCTCACACGGCTACTCCAACGTCAGCCACGGCTGCACGGGGATGAGCACCGCGAACGCCGAGTGGTTCTTCAACAACGTGCGCCAGGGCGACCTGGTGACCCACGTCAACACCGAGGGGACCGACATGCCCGCCTTCGGCAACGGGTTCGGCGACTGGAACCTCTCCTGGAAGGAGTGGCGCGAGGGCAGCGCCCTCCACAACCCCCGCAACTCGGGTGACACCGACGAGCCCGGGGACCGTGAGACGGCCGAGGCCCCGGACACCTCCGAGGCCGCCGCGAGCGGCGGCGGGGCGGGGCGCCTGCGCCCCACCGCGTGA
- the ctaE gene encoding aa3-type cytochrome oxidase subunit III, with translation MSVVATATAVETGHAHPSVNRPNLTSVGTIIWLSSELMFFAALFAMYFTARSVMGAEFWTEKADALNLPFAAVNTTILVLSSLTCQMGVFAAERGDVKKLRSWFAITFVMGAVFIGGQIVEYVELVKHEGLSLASDAYGSVFYLTTGFHGLHVTGGLIAFLFVLGRTYMARRFTHHQATAAIVVSYYWHFVDVVWIGLFATIYLIK, from the coding sequence ATGTCGGTCGTGGCGACAGCAACAGCAGTAGAAACCGGGCACGCGCACCCGTCGGTCAACCGGCCGAACCTCACCAGCGTCGGGACGATCATCTGGCTCAGTTCGGAGCTGATGTTCTTCGCGGCACTCTTCGCGATGTACTTCACCGCTCGTTCGGTGATGGGCGCCGAGTTCTGGACCGAGAAGGCGGATGCGCTCAATCTTCCCTTCGCGGCGGTGAACACCACCATCCTGGTGCTCTCCTCACTCACCTGTCAGATGGGTGTGTTCGCGGCCGAGCGTGGGGACGTCAAGAAGCTCCGCTCGTGGTTCGCGATCACGTTCGTGATGGGCGCCGTCTTCATCGGCGGGCAGATCGTGGAGTACGTCGAGCTCGTGAAGCACGAGGGCCTCTCCCTGGCCTCGGACGCCTACGGGTCGGTGTTCTACCTGACCACGGGCTTCCACGGGCTCCACGTCACCGGCGGCCTCATCGCGTTCCTGTTCGTCCTGGGCAGGACGTACATGGCGCGGAGGTTCACCCACCACCAGGCGACCGCGGCCATCGTCGTGTCCTACTACTGGCACTTCGTCGACGTCGTCTGGATCGGCCTCTTCGCCACGATCTACCTGATCAAGTAG
- the qcrC gene encoding cytochrome bc1 complex diheme cytochrome c subunit: MKKLSARRRHPLAAIVVLLFALAATGGLYAAFAPAGEAKADETPAAQSLAIEEGKKLYAVGCSSCHGTGGQGTSDGPTLVGVGAAAVDFQVGTGRMPMQAPGAQAPKKPVMYSQAEIDQMAAYIASLGPGPAIPTEEQYSPEGLSAEEIAEGGVLFRTNCAQCHNFTGEGGALTEGRYAPGLDDVDPKHIYEAMQTGPQNMPSFPDTVLTEQDKREIAAYLGQVNSSEAKTPGGYKLGGFGPVAEGLFAWAIGLPILIGITVWIAAHNAKARKS, translated from the coding sequence GTGAAAAAGCTCTCCGCACGACGGCGCCATCCGCTGGCGGCGATCGTCGTTCTCCTCTTCGCGCTGGCGGCCACCGGGGGGCTGTACGCCGCGTTCGCTCCCGCCGGCGAGGCGAAGGCCGACGAGACGCCCGCAGCCCAGTCCCTCGCCATCGAGGAGGGCAAGAAGCTCTACGCCGTCGGCTGCTCCAGCTGCCACGGCACCGGTGGCCAGGGCACCTCTGACGGCCCGACCCTCGTCGGCGTCGGCGCCGCCGCGGTCGACTTCCAGGTCGGCACCGGCCGGATGCCCATGCAGGCCCCGGGCGCCCAGGCGCCCAAGAAGCCGGTGATGTACTCGCAGGCCGAGATCGACCAGATGGCCGCCTACATCGCCTCCCTGGGCCCCGGCCCGGCCATCCCGACGGAGGAGCAGTACAGCCCCGAGGGGCTCAGTGCCGAGGAGATCGCCGAGGGCGGTGTCCTCTTCCGTACCAACTGCGCGCAGTGCCACAACTTCACCGGTGAGGGCGGCGCCCTGACCGAGGGCCGGTACGCCCCGGGGCTGGACGACGTCGACCCCAAGCACATCTACGAGGCCATGCAGACCGGCCCGCAGAACATGCCGTCCTTCCCCGACACCGTGCTCACGGAGCAGGACAAGCGGGAGATCGCCGCCTACCTCGGCCAGGTCAACTCCTCCGAGGCCAAGACCCCCGGCGGGTACAAGCTGGGCGGCTTCGGCCCCGTCGCCGAGGGCCTGTTCGCCTGGGCCATCGGCCTGCCCATCCTCATCGGGATCACCGTCTGGATCGCGGCCCACAACGCCAAGGCCAGGAAGTCATGA
- the qcrA gene encoding cytochrome bc1 complex Rieske iron-sulfur subunit, with product MSSETGPHENVSDDKNLPSAQDASGAEPEVHTNPFADPGLAPHDPRIQDIDERAAKRSERTVAMLFTVSMLATLAFIVAYAMIPVDEYVYIFPIGRISALNFALGMTLGVALFCIGAAAVHWSRTLMSGAEIVQDRYPIGAGDEDKAGALAAFGDGARDSQLGRRKLIRNTMFGALALVPLSGVVLLGSLGPMPGTKLRHTAWARGKRLVNENTHEALRPEDITIGSLSFALPEGLEHDDHSFQKEIAKAALMLVRLEPEDIKDQQELEWSYQGIVAYSKICTHVGCPVSLYEQQTHHVLCPCHQSTFDLADGARVIFGPAGHPLPQLRIGVDDEGYLMALDDFAEPVGPSFWERG from the coding sequence ATGAGTAGCGAGACTGGACCACACGAGAACGTGTCAGACGACAAGAACCTGCCCTCCGCGCAGGACGCATCCGGCGCGGAGCCGGAGGTGCACACGAACCCGTTCGCCGACCCGGGGCTGGCGCCGCACGACCCGCGCATCCAGGACATCGACGAGCGGGCGGCCAAGCGCTCCGAGCGCACGGTGGCCATGCTGTTCACGGTCTCCATGCTGGCGACTCTCGCCTTCATCGTCGCCTACGCGATGATCCCGGTCGACGAGTACGTCTACATCTTCCCGATCGGCCGTATCAGCGCCCTCAACTTCGCGCTGGGCATGACGCTGGGTGTCGCGCTCTTCTGCATCGGTGCCGCCGCCGTCCACTGGTCGCGGACCCTGATGAGCGGCGCGGAGATCGTCCAGGACCGCTACCCCATCGGCGCGGGCGACGAGGACAAGGCGGGGGCGCTGGCCGCCTTCGGCGATGGCGCCCGTGACTCGCAGCTCGGCCGTCGCAAGCTGATCCGCAACACCATGTTCGGCGCGCTGGCGCTCGTGCCGCTCTCCGGCGTCGTGCTGCTGGGCAGCCTCGGCCCGATGCCCGGCACCAAGCTGCGGCACACCGCCTGGGCCCGGGGCAAGCGTCTCGTCAACGAGAACACGCACGAGGCGCTGCGGCCCGAGGACATCACCATCGGGTCGCTGAGCTTCGCGCTGCCCGAGGGGCTGGAGCACGACGACCACTCCTTCCAGAAGGAGATCGCCAAGGCGGCCCTGATGCTCGTCCGGCTGGAGCCGGAGGACATCAAGGACCAGCAGGAACTGGAGTGGTCCTACCAGGGGATCGTGGCGTACTCGAAGATCTGTACGCACGTCGGCTGCCCCGTCAGCCTGTACGAGCAGCAGACGCACCACGTGCTGTGCCCCTGCCATCAGTCCACCTTCGACCTGGCCGACGGCGCCCGCGTCATCTTCGGCCCGGCCGGCCACCCGCTGCCGCAGCTGCGCATCGGTGTGGACGACGAGGGCTACCTCATGGCGCTGGACGACTTCGCCGAGCCCGTCGGACCGAGCTTCTGGGAGCGCGGATGA